From Daucus carota subsp. sativus chromosome 6, DH1 v3.0, whole genome shotgun sequence, the proteins below share one genomic window:
- the LOC108225453 gene encoding ubiquitin-conjugating enzyme E2 20-like, with amino-acid sequence MCCFSFHLSRSLLNSSPLERGTETLSTTPSVYDSPIEKMATINNQDNNNNRQINNVASSKHPLQSAKSIDTQSVLKRLQAELMSLMMGGDPGIYAFLEEDNIFCWKGTITESKDTVFEGTEYKLSLSFPTDYPFKPPKVKFETGCFHPNVDIYGTICLDILQDKWSSAYDLSIILLSIQSLLGEPNTSSPLNT; translated from the exons ATGTGTTGCTTTTCATTCCATCTCTCAAGATCACTACTTAATTCATCTCCCCTGGAG AGAGGAACAGAGACACTCTCAACCACTCCCTCTGTGTACGATTCACCAATTGAAAAAATGGCTACGATCAACAATCAAGATAACAACAACAACAGGCAAATCAATAACGTTGCTTCCTCCAAACATCCACTTCAATCTGCCAAATCGATCGATACCCAATCTGTTCTCAAAAGGCTGCAGGCAGAGCTGATGTCGCTAATGATGGGAGGTGATCCTGGAATTTATGCATTTCTTGAAGAGGACAACATATTTTGCTGGAAAGGAACAATTACAGAGAGCAAAGATACGGTGTTTGAAGGAACAGAGTATAAGCTATCCCTTTCCTTTCCGACGGATTATCCTTTCAAGCCTCCAAAGGTTAAGTTTGAGACAGGGTGTTTCCATCCTAATGTGGATATCTATGGAACTATATGCCTAGACATTCTTCAG GATAAATGGTCATCAGCTTATGATTTGAGCATTATACTGCTTTCTATACAGAGCCTTCTTGGAG AACCAAACACGAGTTCCCCTTTGAACACCTAG
- the LOC108224668 gene encoding ubiquitin-like modifier-activating enzyme 5, with product MAGMETELKEMLSDLDNLQQSLSDPSYQASLAKMRSHVENLTSLVNSGQGRRSKVKDMSAEVVDSNPYSRLMALQRMGIVDNYERIRDFSVAIVGIGGVGSVAAEMLTRCGIGRLLLYDYDKVELANMNRLFFRPEQCGMTKTDAAVQTLSDINPDVVLESYTLNITTVQGFETFMASLTNKTHSLSKDGTGVDLVLSCVDNYEARMVVNQACNELNQTWMESGVSEDAVSGHIQLLIPGETACFACAPPLVVASGVDERTLKREGVCAASLPTTMGVVAGLLVQNTLKYLLKFGQVSPYLGYNALKDYFPTMQMKPNPQCSNAACLERQEEYNLTKPARDAAAKAKMDAEALIVTESAMHLDNEWNICVVDDEEQDKKDAHTHDVLPEGLVHELPSADEFQKPTAQEESFNSADDLEELKRQLEALNAD from the exons ATGCGGTCACATGTTGAAAATCTCACCTCTCTTGTGAATTCTGGACAAGGAAGGCGTTCAAAAGTCAAG gaTATGAGTGCAGAAGTGGTAGATAGCAATCCTTATAGCAGGCTTATGGCACTTCAGAGGATGGGTATCGTGGACAATTATGAAAGAATTCGGGATTTCTCTGTGGCCATAGTT GGTATAGGTGGCGTAGGCAGTGTTGCAGCTGAGATGTTAACAAGGTGTGGCATAGGTCGTCTTTTGTTGTATGACTATGACAAAGTGGAATTAGCTAACATGAATAGGCTATTTTTTCGCCCAGAGCAG TGTGGTATGACCAAGACTGATGCTGCTGTTCAAACTCTTTCGGACATAAATCCAGATGTTGTATTAGAG AGCTATACACTAAATATTACAACAGttcaaggttttgaaacttTCATGGCAAGTCTTACAAATAAAACACACAGCCTGAGTAAAGATGGCACTGGGGTAGATCTTGTTTTAAGCTGTGTTGATAATTACGAAGCAAGGATGGTAGTAAATCAG GCTTGCAATGAGCTTAACCAAACATGGATGGAGTCTG GTGTCTCTGAAGATGCTGTTTCAGGTCACATACAATTGCTGATACCTGGAGAAACTGCCTGTTTTGCATGTGCCCCTCCCCTA GTTGTAGCATCTGGAGTGGATGAACGCACACTAAAGCGTGAGGGGGTCTGTGCTGCATCCTTGCCTACTACCATG GGAGTTGTTGCTGGACTTTTGGTTCAAAACACTCTCAAGTACTTGCTGAAGTTTGGACAGGTCTCTCCATACTTG GGATATAATGCCCTGAAAGACTACTTTCCAACAATGCAAATGAAGCCAAACCCTCAGTGTTCAAATGCTGCCTGCCTGGAACGACAG GAAGAATACAATCTGACAAAACCCGCCCGGGATGCTGCTGCTAAAGCGAAGATGGATGCAGAAGCACTAATAGTAACTGAATCTGCTATGCATTTAGATAACGAGTGGAACATATG TGTTGTTGACGATGAAGAGCAGGATAAGAAAGATGCTCATACGCATG ATGTGCTTCCAGAAGGTCTTGTTCACGAGCTCCCAAGTGCAGATGAGTTTCAAAAGCCGACTGCTCAGGAAGAATCCTTTAATTCTGCTGATGATCTAGAAGAACTCAAAAGGCAACTGGAAGCCCTTAATGCGgactaa